A genomic segment from Ramlibacter agri encodes:
- the boxC gene encoding 2,3-epoxybenzoyl-CoA dihydrolase translates to MTEPLLFKQTLGGEERELVSFATHPSRYRHWNLAVDGEVARLKLDIDEDGGIKPGYKLKLNSYDLGVDIELHDAVNRIRFEHPAVKVVVFESGKERIWCSGANIYMLGLSTHAWKVNFCKFTNETRNGLEDSSRNDGLKSLAAVTGACAGGGYELALACDRIVMVDDRSSTVSLPEVPLLGVLPGTGGLTRVTDKRKVRRDLADIFCTTSEGVRADRAKDWKLIDGHAKPQAFGALVDGEVAALRAQSTRQGPAQGITLTPVNAKIDEQGYHYGLVDVQVDRTTRIATFTVKAPAQAIENTPEAIVAAGVNWWPLQFARELDDAILNLRTNELEVGTWVIKTRGDANLVMQADAVLEQHHDFWLVRETLGLLRRTLARLDVTSRSLIALVDEGSCFAGTFYELALACDRIYMLDLPDAPDAAPALRLNAANFGRYPEVNGLTRLQTRFCEDESTVKQLRDLQDSPLRADQALELGLVTLTPDDIDWEDEIRLMLEERASLSPDALTGMEASLRFPGKETMETRVFGRLSAWQNWIFIRPNAVGEDGALKLFGTGKKAKFDWKRV, encoded by the coding sequence ATGACCGAACCGCTGCTGTTCAAGCAGACCCTGGGCGGCGAGGAGCGCGAGCTGGTGAGCTTCGCCACGCATCCTTCGCGCTATCGCCATTGGAACCTGGCCGTCGACGGCGAAGTGGCGCGCCTGAAGCTGGACATCGACGAGGATGGCGGCATCAAGCCCGGCTACAAGCTGAAGCTGAATAGCTACGACCTCGGCGTCGACATCGAGCTGCACGACGCGGTGAACCGCATCCGCTTCGAACATCCCGCCGTGAAGGTGGTGGTGTTCGAAAGCGGCAAGGAGCGCATCTGGTGCTCCGGCGCCAACATCTACATGCTGGGCCTGTCCACGCACGCCTGGAAGGTGAACTTCTGCAAGTTCACCAACGAGACGCGCAACGGCCTGGAAGACTCCTCGCGCAACGACGGCCTGAAGTCGCTTGCCGCGGTGACCGGCGCCTGCGCCGGCGGCGGCTACGAGCTGGCCCTGGCCTGCGACCGCATCGTGATGGTGGACGACCGCTCCTCCACCGTCAGCCTGCCCGAAGTGCCGCTGCTGGGCGTGCTGCCCGGCACCGGCGGCCTGACGCGCGTCACCGACAAGCGCAAGGTGCGCCGCGACCTCGCCGACATCTTCTGCACGACCAGCGAAGGCGTGCGCGCGGACCGCGCCAAGGACTGGAAGCTGATCGACGGCCATGCGAAGCCGCAAGCTTTCGGTGCACTGGTGGACGGCGAGGTCGCCGCTCTGCGCGCGCAATCCACGCGCCAGGGCCCGGCGCAAGGCATCACGCTGACGCCGGTCAACGCGAAGATCGACGAGCAGGGCTACCACTACGGCCTGGTCGACGTGCAGGTGGACCGCACCACGCGCATCGCCACCTTCACCGTCAAGGCGCCGGCGCAAGCCATCGAGAACACGCCCGAAGCCATCGTCGCCGCGGGCGTCAACTGGTGGCCGCTGCAGTTCGCGCGCGAGCTGGACGACGCGATCCTCAACCTGCGCACCAACGAGCTGGAAGTCGGCACCTGGGTGATCAAGACCCGCGGCGACGCCAACCTGGTGATGCAGGCCGACGCCGTGCTGGAGCAGCACCATGACTTCTGGTTGGTGCGCGAGACGCTGGGCCTGCTGCGCCGCACGCTGGCCCGCCTGGACGTCACGAGCCGCTCGCTGATCGCGCTGGTGGACGAAGGCTCCTGCTTTGCCGGCACCTTCTACGAGCTTGCCCTGGCCTGCGACCGGATCTACATGCTGGACCTGCCCGATGCGCCCGACGCCGCGCCGGCCCTGCGCCTGAACGCCGCCAACTTCGGCCGCTATCCCGAGGTGAACGGCCTCACGCGCCTGCAGACGCGCTTTTGCGAAGACGAATCGACGGTCAAGCAGCTGCGCGACCTGCAGGACAGCCCGCTGCGCGCCGACCAGGCGCTGGAGCTGGGCCTGGTGACCTTGACGCCCGACGACATCGACTGGGAAGACGAGATCCGCCTGATGCTGGAAGAGCGCGCCTCCTTGTCGCCCGACGCGCTGACCGGCATGGAAGCCTCGCTGCGCTTCCCCGGCAAGGAAACGATGGAGACCCGCGTGTTCGGCCGCCTCTCGGCCTGGCAGAACTGGATCTTCATCCGGCCGAATGCGGTGGGCGAGGACGGCGCGCTGAAGCTGTTCGGCACGGGCAAGAAGGCAAAGTTTGATTGGAAGAGGGTTTAA
- the boxB gene encoding benzoyl-CoA 2,3-epoxidase subunit BoxB gives MSTIDLQAKIPNNVSLADNRQLQRALEHWQPAFLNWWDEMGPSDFKAKEVYLRTAVGVDAQGWAQYGYTPMPDYRWGIFLADQEADRKIGFGDHKGQDVWQDVPGEFRSIFRRLIVTQGDTEPASVEQQRLLGHTAPSLYDLRNLFQVNVEEGRHLWAMVYLLHAHFGRDGREEAEELLQRHSGDADKPRILGTFNEPMDNWLSFFMFTYFTDRDGKFQLKSFAESAFDPLARTTRFMLTEEAHHMFVGETGVGRVIKRSLEVMKELDTDDWKKVREAGAIDLPTIQRFMNFWFTSSLDLFGSEASSNAANYFANGIKGRPDETKFADHVEADTIMTIQVPDGQGGVKDESVSVRNGINEITRLEYVKDCNVGVTRWNMAIKRAGVPFELKLPSTRFRRQVGMWANVPTNPEGQPITQAEFDAKKDDWLPTDADVAFVKSLMQRVTEPGKMAAWIAPPDRGINANPVEYEYVKL, from the coding sequence ATGAGCACGATCGACCTCCAGGCCAAGATCCCCAACAACGTCAGCCTGGCCGACAACCGCCAGCTGCAGCGCGCCCTCGAACACTGGCAGCCCGCCTTCCTGAACTGGTGGGACGAGATGGGCCCGAGCGACTTCAAGGCCAAGGAGGTGTACCTGCGCACCGCCGTCGGCGTCGACGCCCAGGGCTGGGCCCAGTACGGCTACACGCCCATGCCCGACTACCGCTGGGGCATCTTCCTGGCGGACCAGGAAGCGGATCGCAAGATCGGCTTCGGCGACCACAAGGGCCAGGACGTCTGGCAGGACGTGCCCGGCGAGTTCCGCTCCATCTTTCGCCGCCTGATCGTGACGCAGGGCGACACCGAGCCGGCGTCGGTCGAACAGCAACGCCTGCTGGGCCACACCGCGCCTTCGCTCTACGACTTGCGCAACCTGTTCCAGGTGAACGTGGAAGAGGGCCGGCATCTGTGGGCCATGGTCTACCTGCTGCACGCGCACTTCGGCCGCGACGGCCGCGAAGAGGCGGAGGAACTGCTGCAGCGCCACTCCGGCGACGCCGACAAGCCGCGCATCCTGGGCACCTTCAACGAGCCCATGGACAACTGGCTGTCCTTCTTCATGTTCACCTACTTCACGGACCGCGACGGCAAGTTCCAGCTGAAGTCCTTCGCCGAAAGCGCGTTCGACCCGCTGGCGCGCACCACGCGCTTCATGCTGACCGAGGAAGCGCACCACATGTTCGTGGGCGAGACGGGCGTGGGCCGCGTCATCAAGCGCAGCCTGGAAGTGATGAAGGAGCTGGACACCGATGACTGGAAGAAGGTGCGCGAGGCCGGCGCCATCGACCTGCCGACCATCCAGCGCTTCATGAACTTCTGGTTCACCAGCTCGCTGGACCTGTTCGGTTCGGAAGCCTCGTCCAACGCCGCCAACTACTTCGCCAACGGCATCAAGGGCCGGCCGGACGAAACCAAGTTCGCCGACCACGTGGAAGCCGACACCATCATGACGATCCAGGTGCCGGACGGCCAGGGCGGCGTGAAGGACGAGTCGGTCTCGGTGCGCAACGGCATCAACGAGATCACGCGCCTGGAGTACGTGAAGGACTGCAACGTCGGCGTGACCCGCTGGAACATGGCGATCAAGCGCGCCGGCGTGCCCTTCGAGCTGAAGCTGCCGTCCACGCGTTTCCGCCGCCAGGTGGGCATGTGGGCCAACGTGCCGACCAATCCGGAAGGCCAGCCCATCACGCAGGCCGAGTTCGACGCGAAAAAGGACGACTGGCTGCCCACCGACGCCGACGTCGCCTTCGTCAAAAGCCTGATGCAGCGAGTGACCGAGCCGGGCAAGATGGCCGCGTGGATCGCGCCGCCGGACCGCGGCATCAACGCGAACCCGGTCGAATACGAGTACGTGAAGCTGTAA
- a CDS encoding TRAP transporter large permease subunit produces MASAGLWMLALLAALVVATGLPVWALLVGVASLFAALGVALSAFDSSVLSAVYPRLTNLLEMDLLQAMPLYVFIGVLLQRLPVADALFGAFARALRPTRAAPSLAALALGALVAPMNGSVASSSALLARLVAPRLTALPAGRGVALVAAAATVGVVVPPSLVLLFLGDAMMRAHTEAANLAGAASALATQRIVNTQDVLHAALLPAALVLLLWALAAWWQGRGREHEVAPLPLRRLLLAVAATLGILALLAAVFTGRLFAVEGAATGGCVLAVLTLVTRTLDRAAWRAVLLDTLALSGALFAVLAGATTFSLVFGLFGTGPWLAQLTQASSWPPAVLAACLLAGVAACAWVLDAFEMIFVIVPVVGPLLVLRLGDAQQAAVLLLLVLQLSFLLPPMGYAVLMAQARSGLAAGTLRVLLGALAPYLAGLLLVLAAVFAFPVLVHKLDEAPAATQQNAPPESEEDLVRRMREMSQPEEPAPTPTLPQRGRE; encoded by the coding sequence GAGCGCCGTTTACCCGCGCCTGACGAACCTGCTGGAAATGGACCTGCTGCAGGCGATGCCGCTGTACGTCTTCATCGGCGTGCTGCTGCAGCGGCTGCCGGTGGCCGACGCGCTGTTCGGCGCCTTCGCGCGCGCGCTGCGGCCCACGCGCGCCGCGCCTTCGCTGGCGGCGCTGGCGCTCGGCGCGCTGGTCGCGCCCATGAACGGTTCGGTGGCGTCCAGCTCCGCCCTGCTGGCGCGCCTGGTCGCGCCGCGCCTCACCGCCCTGCCCGCCGGCCGCGGCGTGGCGCTGGTAGCGGCCGCAGCCACGGTGGGCGTGGTGGTGCCGCCTTCCTTGGTGCTGCTGTTCCTGGGCGACGCCATGATGCGCGCGCACACCGAAGCAGCGAACCTGGCGGGCGCAGCGTCGGCACTGGCCACGCAGCGCATCGTGAACACGCAGGACGTGCTGCATGCCGCGCTGCTTCCTGCCGCCCTCGTACTGCTGCTGTGGGCCCTGGCCGCCTGGTGGCAGGGCCGCGGCCGCGAGCACGAGGTAGCACCCTTGCCGCTGCGGCGCCTGCTGCTCGCCGTGGCTGCGACGCTGGGCATCCTGGCCTTGCTGGCCGCGGTGTTCACGGGGCGCCTGTTCGCGGTGGAAGGCGCGGCCACCGGCGGCTGCGTGCTTGCCGTACTGACGCTGGTGACGCGCACGCTCGATCGCGCGGCCTGGCGCGCGGTGCTGCTGGACACGCTGGCCTTGAGCGGCGCGCTGTTCGCGGTGCTGGCGGGCGCCACCACCTTCAGCCTGGTGTTCGGCCTGTTCGGCACCGGGCCGTGGCTGGCCCAGCTCACGCAGGCTTCCAGCTGGCCGCCGGCCGTGCTGGCCGCCTGCCTGCTCGCCGGCGTGGCGGCTTGCGCCTGGGTGCTGGATGCCTTCGAGATGATCTTCGTGATCGTGCCCGTGGTCGGACCGCTGCTGGTGCTGCGCCTGGGCGACGCGCAGCAGGCGGCGGTGCTGCTCCTGCTGGTGCTGCAGCTCAGTTTCCTGCTGCCGCCCATGGGCTATGCGGTGCTGATGGCGCAGGCGCGTTCGGGCCTGGCCGCCGGAACCTTGCGCGTGTTGCTGGGCGCGCTGGCGCCTTATCTCGCGGGCCTGCTGCTGGTGCTGGCGGCGGTGTTCGCCTTTCCCGTGCTGGTGCACAAGCTGGACGAAGCGCCGGCCGCCACGCAGCAAAATGCGCCGCCCGAGTCCGAGGAGGACCTGGTGCGGCGCATGCGGGAGATGTCGCAGCCGGAGGAACCTGCCCCCACCCCGACCCTCCCCCAGAGGGGGAGGGAGTGA